One region of Pieris rapae chromosome Z, ilPieRapa1.1, whole genome shotgun sequence genomic DNA includes:
- the LOC110993427 gene encoding uncharacterized protein LOC110993427 — protein MEDVYAIKVKTKPDPRNLYPSERRYSASTVSGFAWVHIVLAITLLIFTSLTLIIPDENSEFTNSFNFKNSTNNDKSYLLVMAPSLVSIFALTAGLTAILSSVKWYIDKNIALFFIASVVAFLSCLLAICLILTWRLTNNGEREVFVLKHTDILNKNETHLIINRRITEEQTKLYTNNVLFVNILIATVLELIWSILSIKISYKGMRNTYNVEDKRGDCVQVVTKIKGTPGRKFHPKINKIFLAHNKNGFYLKNEKAKIPETSSELYKERMMDFLNESYEGSSNLEQPSEQSETAVKPGTPNKRITPLSWGDSLDHSVYNQNTVNFEKVFKFHNDKTDNKE, from the coding sequence ATGGAAGACGTGTATGCAATAAAAGTGAAAACGAAACCAGATCCAAGGAACTTGTATCCATCCGAACGTCGGTATTCTGCTTCGACCGTGTCTGGCTTTGCTTGGGTTCACATAGTTTTGGcgataacattattaatattcacaaGCCTAACATTAATCATACCAGACGAAAATTCAGAATTTACTAACTCTTTTAACTTTAAGAATTCTACAAACAACGATAAATCTTATCTGTTAGTAATGGCGCCAAGTTTAGTGTCAATATTCGCGTTGACAGCTGGTTTGACTGCAATTTTGTCATCTGTGAAATGGTACATTGACAAAAATATAGCATTATTTTTCATAGCGTCTGTTGTTGCGTTTTTATCGTGTTTATTAgctatttgtttgattttaacaTGGAGATTAACTAATAATGGCGAGAGAGAAGTCTTTGTGTTGAAACATACCGATAtactgaataaaaatgaaacacacttaataattaatcgacGTATTACCGAGGAACAAActaaattgtatacaaataatgttttgtttgtgaaTATTTTGATTGCTACGGTATTAGAGTTGATCTGGTcgattttaagtattaaaatctCATATAAAGGTATGAGAAACACGTATAATGTTGAAGATAAACGCGGAGATTGTGTCCAAGTCGTAACAAAGATAAAAGGAACACCTGGAAGAAAATTTCAccctaaaattaataagatttttcttgcccataataaaaatggtttttatttgAAGAATGAAAAAGCGAAAATTCCAGAGACAAGCTCTGAGTTGTATAAGGAACGAATGATGGATTTTTTGAATGAGTCCTATGAAGGGTCATCCAACCTGGAACAACCCAGTGAGCAATCAGAAACCGCCGTTAAACCCGGGACACCCAATAAACGAATAACACCACTAAGCTGGGGAGATTCACTGGATCATAGTGTGTATAATCAAAATACTgtgaattttgaaaaagtttttaagtttcaCAATGATAAGACTGATAATAAGGAGTGA
- the LOC123689111 gene encoding uncharacterized protein LOC123689111 — translation MKLFPDLDLNEPEDLPSRVEKLIKEWINQVPPFYNVDITSDQKEDFIRRMINELKDIENLNIDDIKQKIVKCLNDLPDLQNKRESLLNDMSENLANKLKYLLVQDEWKHNISDLVSDILSKYDLSDKNKQLLTKAVAQKLKPVIMNRALPKGEFKQYLTDEIIGLVQQLPLDVKEHITQLSTKKSMDKGIPRSSRGRSFDGGKKESPVSNIEDAILDWLEDVPEIPNLPIQERKKVIAPLVKSLAKFKNPEKMKGIVKKWLNDVVNKDGNLSPRSINKLTRKLVSKLQPMQEARLDRRVSDGHSVSPSRERSDKKAKIKDNIVRWVQDIPQLNKDMHKNKVAVENLENTLNELARERNINDILPETRSIIKDWLTNLLRDNNIRLPRSKIDNLVDNLFNKMSENVPTRATRQNLDTEVMNWLKNSVNVNATNLDKYKQLAQKLVSDIEDIKSKQYDTRTLKRMVNNALRKWIHKLKEETGAVIPPRERQYLTESVLSQMRRAPNNLIDESPRGTKSPSTSKKSSRSSSRQEKQSYPNQLTPKGRKKWKKVRTPKRDIHDGVSKVLDKYSSNYMKKTKEELISRITDEVEKKLNDIPKPTHAETKTPISHILRDYTKFSDKDIDNIASAVVDMIVGFSTPYIHGNKFTSDYIDGDRNYESNQEYASEEESDKVNTEDSNNTDEDEQPKTLQKHKVFKNIANDISQNIDKFLGQNEDQPKRATSTPDRDIEPSLETLSIPSIHEINNESEIASTTHKEDTGEAMPVKRILMDWLGELDIDENLKNKITTELAEDILDRQKYLKLSNSKVRKSAELEHLKFQVFKRLNNVVSDQELRNFMGKVDDLAERLNLFSSGSSGETPEASAFKKQLRIIISQTFPFIHDESFEVFKHELADAFVSLHFCADDQTARSKYRMKIQEEINSFCNNYLIHYPGSQLDVKELNRELYIALLQVPVPSKDLLEPSHNISLIHEEVQKWLSNTLPPEPISMNTRDRISILSTNIYNLQNKQSKDNNLEIFRTISDWLKEFSFVSGKHIDIATEAKALHSNIRNTQASSPRSEVSINVTQNVDNQRKKENGTQYTPFMPQSNLSAEDRAYLNRIRARQQLNEIQNSQTKDVDSSPPPITTSTQTITERPVERAVNVDISPQVLVKEYHWDSEPSRVPQHFNTSNINELTQPQNINQSTYLSSQHVSNPQQTQSQDVRSTRMHQIHIENRNPQIPDNIDNRHPNIEINKRPVIAGFPAPFERMKFQRPFELRHDSKMVKCCKCGARVMTKCRSRNNCQHHDRMCSRCYGGACPHPAQLYFHRQF, via the coding sequence ATGAAACTATTCCCAGATTTGGATTTAAACGAACCTGAAGATCTTCCATCTCGTGTTGAAAAACTTATCAAGGAATGGATTAACCAAGTTCCACCATTTTACAACGTTGACATAACCAGCGATCAAAAAGAGGATTTTATTAGGAGAATGATAAATGAACTGAAAGATATTGAAAATTTGAATATCGATGATATCAAACAGAAAATTGTAAAGTGCTTGAATGACCTCCCggatttacaaaataaacgcGAATCTCTTCTGAACGACATGAGTGAAAATCTTgcgaataaattaaagtatttgctAGTCCAAGACGAATGGAAACACAATATATCTGATCTCGTATCCGATATACTATCCAAATACGATTTATCCGATAagaacaaacaattattaaccAAGGCTGTAGCGCAAAAGTTGAAACCTGTAATAATGAATAGAGCGTTACCGAAAGGAGAATTTAAACAGTATTTGACAGACGAAATAATAGGTTTAGTTCAACAGTTACCATTGGATGTAAAAGAACATATAACTCAGTTATCAACAAAGAAGTCAATGGACAAAGGCATACCCAGAAGTAGCAGAGGCCGTTCCTTTGATGGAGGTAAAAAAGAAAGTCCAGTAAGCAATATAGAAGATGCAATTTTAGACTGGCTTGAAGATGTTCCTGAAATACCGAACTTACCGATACAAGAAAGAAAAAAGGTAATTGCTCCTCTAGTAAAATCATtggctaaatttaaaaacccaGAGAAGATGAAAGGCATAGTCAAGAAATGGTTGAATGATGTCGTTAATAAAGATGGTAATCTTAGCCCACGATCTATTAATAAACTCACGAGAAAGCTTGTTTCAAAATTACAGCCGATGCAAGAAGCTAGGCTAGATAGAAGAGTCAGTGACGGTCATTCAGTCAGCCCCAGTCGAGAAAGGTCtgataaaaaagcaaaaattaaagataacaTTGTCCGTTGGGTACAAGATATTCCGCAACTAAATAAGGATATGCATAAAAATAAGGTAGCTGTTGAAAATCTAGAAAATACACTAAATGAATTAGCGCGAGAAAGGAACATAAACGATATATTACCTGAAACACGTTCTATTATTAAGGACTGGTTGACAAATTTACTACGAGATAATAATATACGTTTACCGCGATCGAAGATTGATAATTTAGTGgacaatttgtttaataaaatgagtGAAAATGTTCCAACTCGTGCTACTCGACAAAATCTCGATACGGAAGTTATGAATTGGTTAAAAAattcagtaaatgtaaatgcaACGAATTTAGATAAGTATAAGCAGTTAGCACAAAAGTTGGTAAGTGATATCGAAGACATAAAAAGCAAACAATATGACACTAGAACCCTTAAACGGATGGTAAATAATGCACTACGAAAATGGATACATAAGTTAAAAGAAGAAACTGGCGCAGTGATCCCACCGAGAGAAAGACAATATCTAACAGAAAGTGTGTTGTCACAAATGAGACGTGCTCCAAATAATCTGATAGACGAATCACCTCGTGGTACTAAAAGTCCAAGTACTAGTAAGAAATCTTCCAGAAGTTCATCTAGAcaagaaaaacaaagttaTCCAAACCAATTAACACCCAAGGGCCGTAAAAAGTGGAAAAAAGTACGAACTCCTAAACGTGATATCCATGATGGCGTTTCCAAAGTCCTTGACAAGTATTCGTCAAATTATatgaagaaaacaaaagaagagcTTATATCAAGAATAACAGATGAAGTGGAAAAGAAACTTAATGACATTCCCAAACCAACCCATGCAGAAACAAAAACACCAATTTCTCACATTCTAAGGGATTATACTAAATTTTCGGACAAGGACATCGATAATATAGCAAGCGCTGTTGTAGATATGATTGTGGGGTTTTCTACGCCTTATATTCATGGAAATAAATTCACATCAGATTATATAGACGGTGACAGAAACTACGAAAGTAATCAAGAATATGCTAGTGAAGAAGAAAGTGATAAAGTAAACACCGAAGATTCCAATAATACCGATGAAGATGAGCAACCAAAAACGCTACAGAAGCataaagtgtttaaaaatattgccaaCGATATATCTCAGAATATCGACAAGTTTCTTGGCCAAAACGAAGACCAACCAAAGCGAGCGACATCTACACCGGACAGAGATATTGAACCATCGTTAGAAACGTTATCTATACCATCAATTCacgaaattaataatgaatccGAGATAGCTAGTACCACCCATAAAGAAGATACTGGCGAGGCAATGCCTGTAAAAAGAATACTAATGGATTGGTTGGGAGAACTAGATAttgatgaaaatttaaaaaacaagattACTACTGAACTAGCCGAGGATATTTTAGATcgtcagaaatatttaaaactatcgAACAGTAAAGTTAGAAAGAGTGCGGAATTGGAGCATCTCAAGTTTCAAGTATTCAAACGTTTAAATAATGTGGTGAGTGACCAGGAATTAAGAAACTTCATGGGCAAAGTAGATGACTTGGCCGAGAGACTAAATTTGTTCAGTAGTGGCAGTAGTGGCGAAACTCCTGAAGCGTCGGCGTTCAAAAAACAACTGCGTATTATTATATCACAAACATTTCCTTTCATACATGATGAATCATTCGAAGTGTTTAAACACGAACTTGCAGATGCGTTTGTAAGCCTCCATTTCTGCGCAGACGATCAAACCGCCCGTAGTAAATATAGAATGAAAATACAAGAAGAGATTAACTCCTTTTgcaataattacttaatcCACTATCCCGGGTCTCAATTAGATGTGAAAGAATTAAATAGAGAGCTTTACATTGCCCTATTACAAGTTCCCGTTCCGAGCAAAGACCTTTTGGAGCCATCACACAATATTTCTTTGATACATGAAGAAGTTCAAAAGTGGCTCAGTAACACTCTTCCACCAGAACCCATCTCAATGAATACCCGAGACAGAATTTCGATTTTAtcgacaaatatatataatctgcAAAACAAACAGTCCAAAGACAATAATCTTGAAATTTTTAGGACAATATCAGACTGGTTAAAGGAATTCAGTTTTGTTAGCGGAAAACATATAGATATCGCGACCGAAGCCAAAGCTCTACATTCCAACATAAGAAATACACAAGCCAGCAGTCCGCGAAGTGAAGTAAGTATTAATGTTACACAGAATGTGGATAATCAAAGGAAGAAAGAAAACGGAACTCAGTACACGCCATTTATGCCTCAAAGCAACTTAAGCGCAGAAGACAGAGCTTATTTAAACAGAATAAGAGCCAGAcaacaattaaatgaaattcagAATTCACAAACAAAAGACGTTGACTCAAGTCCTCCTCCTATAACTACAAGTACACAGACCATAACAGAACGACCCGTAGAGAGGGCTGTCAATGTTGATATTTCACCACAAGTACTTGTTAAAGAATATCATTGGGACTCCGAGCCGTCTAGGGTACCCCAGCATTTTAACActtcaaatataaatgaacTTACGCAGCCACAGAACATAAATCAGTCAACATATCTATCATCACAGCACGTTTCCAATCCTCAACAAACACAATCTCAAGACGTACGTTCTACCAGAATGCATCAAATTCATATAGAAAATCGTAATCCACAAATTCCTGACAACATTGATAACAGACATCCAAACATTGAAATCAACAAACGGCCAGTTATAGCTGGATTCCCAGCGCCGTTCGAGAGAATGAAGTTTCAAAGGCCGTTTGAATTGAGACATGACAGTAAAATGGTTAAATGTTGTAAATGTGGTGCTCGCGTTATGACGAAATGTAGATCGAGGAATAATTGTCAGCATCATGACAGAATGTGTTCTCGATGCTATGGTGGAGCCTGTCCACATCCTGCGCAGTTATATTTTCATAGACAATTTTGA
- the LOC123690564 gene encoding uncharacterized protein LOC123690564, translating to MDSDGMVAVVRGLGNSALTVTLLDGCRQYTLQPEATNETRQTSAQCHDAVRSDSCAQATDGRYASTYRMTHCHVNPTSPQIEVTEFPPQRAELCPGQGNFEIGGNGSGEKYHAKKSTTFRGGMSWPDKGSVFASRPSVQPDSFASSLRKYPSMSPERSSEILERLVSFGQNRSGIKSKSSSPTRTVESDSQNISLESRRKQVPDPEINLRRRTEESPTRDGRREESWRRNTFSRSHDIRYLREVTKAVREGIRSHNYPERLIPRRETTPERRNAKTRNSVNMEIQAAVQMVSREVITLPTKKPSQRNIAISQMPSKSDDPEVFTLQFRDSIPKPTPIIANYTACTLTARNNHDFKYTHSVINVVNSNNPHTNPERRNINSKVD from the exons ATGGATAGTGACGGAATGGTGGCGGTTGTACGAGGTCTGGGCAACTCCGCCCTGACAGTTACGTTACTTGACGGATGTCGACAATACACTCTGCAGCCTGAGG CCACCAATGAAACGCGACAAACATCAGCGCAGTGTCATGACGCAGTTCGTAGTGATAGCTGTGCCCAAGCCACTGACGGCAGATATGCCAGCACATACAGG ATGACGCATTGCCACGTGAACCCAACTTCGCCCCAGATAGAGGTGACAGAGTTTCCCCCACAGCGAGCTGAATTATGTCCag GTCAAGGCAATTTTGAGATTGGTGGTAACGGCAGTGGTGAGAAATACCACGCGAAGAAGTCAACCACATTCAGGGGAGGGATGAGTTGGCCTGATAAAG GTTCAGTGTTCGCATCTCGTCCCTCGGTGCAGCCGGACTCCTTCGCCAGTTCACTTCGGAAATATCCGAGTATGTCTCCCGAGAGGTCTTCAGAGATTTTGGAGCGATTAGTCTCTTTTGGACAGAACAGAAGTG GTATCAAATCCAAATCGTCATCACCAACGCGCACCGTTGAGTCGGACAGTCAAAACATCAGTTTGGAATCTCGAAGGAAACAAGTACCCGACCCTGAAATTAATCTTAGGAGAcg CACGGAGGAGTCGCCAACAAGAGATGGCAGAAGAGAAGAGTCATGGCGAAGAAATACATTTAGTAGAAGCCATGATATCAGATATTTAAGAGAAGTAACCAAAGCTGTAAGAGAAGGGATACGATCGCAT aATTATCCAGAAAGATTGATTCCAAGACGTGAAACTACCCCGGAAAGAAGAAACGCAAAG actcGAAATTCTGTGAATATGGAAATACAAG ccGCAGTACAAATGGTCTCCCGTGAAGTAATCACTTTGCCGACCAAAAAACCATCTCAAAGAAAT ATAGCGATATCACAAATGCCATCCAAGTCAGACGACCCAGAAG TATTTACGCTTCAGTTTAGAGACTCAATTCCTAAACCTACACCAATT atcGCCAACTATACTGCATGCACACTGACAGCCAGAAATAATCACGATTTTAAGTACACCCACAGTGTCATTAATGTAGTAAACAGTAATAACCCACACACGAACCCCGAAAGACGAAACAT AAACTCCAAAGTGGATTAG